A single window of Plasmodium malariae genome assembly, contig: PmUG01_00_8, whole genome shotgun sequence DNA harbors:
- the PmUG01_00020900 gene encoding Plasmodium exported protein, unknown function, with product MKEKFKLLFFIKISTFFLLTWGYHLKNEVGKYNIYLDEKCDVGRKLGRTTYRLLAKYKKENCSSTVRINEMIPNNGTCEKKDTYYNEKIVKGKNIRTNKYSLNNGGDYKVPRRSKSSTCIGRNSYGGKRTFDKIYYKNILRNATIADFNSLKKGIKKKQFWIFTLIIFYVVNGILLYFLNKIPYLKEIVFDVTLFDKKLYSSYGGFFVLSFIVIIVVFYLYKITVKQIKVTHKKSRLNNTTYPSLHKRVIFNK from the exons atgaaagaaaaatttaagttactcttttttattaaaatttctacgtttttccttttaacaTGGGGATATCATCTTAAGAATGAAGtg ggtaaatataatatatatttagatgaGAAATGTGATGTTGGTAGAAAATTAGGTCGAACAACTTATCGTttactagcaaaatataaaaaagagaacTGTTCAAGTACTGTACGGATAAATGAAATGATACCCAACAATGGAACAtgcgaaaaaaaagatacatattataatgaaaaaatagttaaaggaaaaaatatacggacaaataaatattcactAAACAATGGAGGAGATTATAAAGTACCTAGAAGAAGCAAATCTTCTACGTGCATCGGAAGAAATTCATATGGTGGAAAAAGAACATttgacaaaatatattataaaaatatacttaggAATGCAACGATTGCTGATTTTAactctttaaaaaaaggtataaaaaaaaaacaattttggatttttactttaattattttttatgtagtaAATGGAATActgctatattttttaaacaaaataccATATTTGAAAGAAATTGTTTTTGATGTAACtttatttgataaaaaacTATATTCGAGTTATGGAGGATTCTTTGTACTCTCGTTTATAGTTATAATTGTAGTTTTTTATCTGTACAAAATAACtgtaaaacaaataaaggtaacacataaaaaaagtCGTTTGAATAACACAACGTATCCTTCTTTACATAAGAGAGtaatatttaacaaataa
- the PmUG01_00020800 gene encoding PIR protein, producing the protein MEMEGDERVFDEILKRLPSYEAYSKFNSDENLTENSICKEENYTKCVDKVACTNLCKKIERNFKYLSEISKSKDYNSHCLNHTYWVNEEIRNLFKSSSSNNIGDVVKEFVRLGSFLSTDYRINNCNYFVHESLEKLNNRKKEKYLYDYFTNYSFIKNKNTCTDVSINKYKSYINAISKLYEDKKKSCCWNNSSLCPRYFLKCDDEYNPNNLLSALGSTGVENCDGLESLRKTKTVENELHSKFFEEEFLDSILFTTCNINKESRNLSCGLVSASYLTRNMNVVENSEEQRNNERYSGGKKAEYSVNQEVVEQHKEIRKKAGLISLEKKNNMISPQKGKQIDLRWKLDAEGKLHCPTKKSKGDTLELCRYVEELVKQDILMKEENSRVYRLKEGKTWPTQALNIFVKRIGENESAERYSGRIQVLNSNQITFSDDKNSFDQENIGKYTESNILQNTFVRISIVTALVMGIIFVLFFYVKFTPFGSCICKARKRKKRYRNNFSELSTQRFPRRFIKRTYRNSERRRFSVVNIQE; encoded by the exons ATGGAAATGGAAGGAGATGAAAGggttttt gatgaaattttaaaaaggcTACCTTCTTATGAGGCATATAGTAAATTTAATTCAGATGAAAATCTGACTGAAAACAGTATTTGTAAGgaagaaaattatacaaaatgcGTTGACAAAGTTGCTTGTACAAAcctttgtaaaaaaattgaaagaaattttaaatatttatcagAAATAAGTAAATCAAAGGATTATAATAGCCATTGTTTAAATCACACATATTGGgtaaatgaagaaataagGAATTTGTTTAAATCAAGTTCAAGTAATAATATAGGAGATGTTGTTAAAGAATTTGTTAGGTTAGGATCTTTTCTTAGTACCGATTATAGgataaataattgtaattaCTTTGTTCATGAAAGCTTAGAAAAACtgaataatagaaaaaaagagaaatatttatatgattattttacaaattatagttttattaaaaataaaaatacttgtACGGATGttagtataaataaatataaaagttacATTAATGCTATCAGTAAATTATacgaagataaaaaaaaaagttgttGTTGGAATAATTCATCGTTGTGCCCACGTTATTTCTTGAAATGCGATGATGAGTATAATCCTAATAATCTCCTATCTGCATTAGGATCTACAGGTGTGGAAAATTGTGATGGACTAGAAAGTCTTAGAAAAACTAAAACAGTTGAAAATGAATTGCATTCTAAATTTTTCGAAGAAGAATTTTTGGACTCAATTCTTTTTACTActtgtaatattaataaagaaaGCAGAAATTTATCATGTGGTTTAGTTTCAGCATCTTACTTGACACGAAATATGAATGTCGTTGAAAACAGTGAAGAACAACGGAATAATGAAAGATATTCAGGAGGTAAAAAGGCAGAATACAGTGTAAATCAAGAAGTGGTTGAGCAACATAAAGAAATTAGGAAAAAAGCAGGACTTATTagtttagaaaaaaaaaataacatgaTTTCCCcccaaaaaggaaaacagaTAGATCTTAGATGGAAATTAGACGCAGAGGGAAAACTGCATTGTCCTACTAAGAAATCGAAGGGAGATACGTTAGAACTTTGCAGGTATGTAGAAGAACTGGTTAAGCAAGATATTCTTatgaaagaagaaaattctAGAGTTTATCGATTAAAGGAGGGAAAAACATGGCCAACGCAagcattaaatatatttgttaaaagAATTGGTGAAAATGAATCAGCGGAACGTTATTCAGGACGTATACAAGTTTTAAACTCTAATCAAATAACATTTTCTGATGATAAAAATTCATTTGATCAAGAAAATATTGGAAAATATACAGaatctaatatattacaaaatactTTTGTTCGTATTTCCATTGTAACTGCTTTAGTAATgggaataatttttgttttatttttttatgttaaa TTTACTCCCTTTGGatcatgtatatgtaaagctagaaaaaggaaaaaaagatataggAATAATTTCTCTGAATTAAGTACTCAAAGATTCCCAAGGAGATTCATAAAACGTACATATAGGAATTCTGAAAGGAGGAGATTTAGTGTAGTAAATATACAAGAATGA
- the PmUG01_00021100 gene encoding fam-l protein, whose amino-acid sequence MKQKMKLFFLIEISTFVLLSLICYFYKDVNIFSKYLDENYKLDSKLNGTFRLMAKCKRDKNLCIVELKNETPNNELNEKKYISNNKKGATGTTMQPNGSSLNKVGWNKHANKNKCYIFETKKYSRLEKKIFKELDYEDFLKNNRTISNKIYKKIIRKKLASQLAPTLIFFILLSLSFVLDYCGSYGLVWGLVDILNSFSRGWSQNINSYLGGSFLNSLLEYKISNGSKGPYYTLPLLFNLFYVIPFIIYCIIIISRIVYYHKKVKKYEKIKYRKR is encoded by the exons atgaaacaaaaaatgaagctattttttttgattgaAATTTCTACTTTTGTACTTTTATCTTTGATATGCTATTTTTACAAAGATGTG AATATCTTTAGCAAATACTTGGATGAGAACTACAAACTAGATAGTAAATTAAATGGAACTTTTCGATTGATGGCAAAATGTAAACGCGATAAGAATTTATGCATTGTAGAGTTAAAAAATGAGACACcaaataatgaattaaacgaaaaaaaatatatatctaataataaaaaaggggcCACAGGAACAACAATGCAACCGAATGGAAGTTCACTGAATAAAGTTGGATGGAATAAGCAtgctaataaaaataaatgttatatatttgaaacaaaaaaatattctcgtttagaaaaaaaaatattcaaagaacttgattatgaagattttcttaaaaataacagaACAATTAGTAATaagatttataaaaaaattatacgtaAAAAACTGGCATCGCAACTTGCTCCaactttaatatttttcatattgttATCGTTGTCATTTGTATTAGATTACTGTGGTAGTTATGGCCTTGTATGGGGGTTAGTTGATATATTGAATAGCTTTTCACGTGGTTGGTCCCAAAATATAAACAGTTATTTGGGGGGATCATTCTTAAATTCGTTATTAGAGTATAAAATTTCAAATGGAAGTAAGGGACCATATTATACCTTGCCACTTCTTTTCAATCTATTTTACGTCATACCcttcattatatattgtatCATAATTATATCAAGAATTGTTTATTACcacaaaaaagttaaaaaatatgaaaaaattaagtaccgtaaaaggtaa